The genomic segment GAGTATAATCATTGAAATGATTGCGGTATAGCGCATATGTTTAAAATTTAAGGGTTTAAACTAAATTACAAATTATTCTTGAACGAATTGGGTTAACTTAATTTCCAAAATCACTATTTATAGTGATGTATGAAATTTAGTTGAGTTATAGTTTTGCAACTTGTGAAAAAGTTAAATATATAGTTGCAGGATGAAAAATAATAGAACAGTTTTAAAAAAAATGTCGAAGTTTTTACTTCTCTTATTCTTGTTTTTTTTCGGTGGGATATGGATTTCGTATGGTCAAAATGGCTGTCCGCAAGTACCAGTTTCTGTTTTAAACGGAGCCAATGGTTTTTTGGTAGAAGGAAAAGTAAGCGAAGACGATATGGGATATACGACAAAAAGTGCCGGAGATATTAACCATGATGGTATACCTGATATTATGATTGGAGCTCCGGGAATTGATTTTGGAGGAGTTAAAAATGTAGGAGAAATTTATGTCATTTTTGGAGGATCTGGATTTTCCTTTAAAACTTTTGATGTAACAACCTTAAATGGAACTAATGGTTTTGTAATTCGCGGTGTATCTGCAGATGAAAAATTAGGAAGTATGTTAAGCTCAGCTGGTGACTTTAATAATGATGGTATAGATGATATTATTATTGGAAACGATTCTGAGGAAGGCATGGCAACTGCACAAATATTTTTTGGGGCCAATACTTTTCAGGCGCTTTATAACAGAACTGATATTGATAATGCAAAAGGAATCTCTATTACGCTTGACGGAGATTTAAATACATATGTAAGAGATGTTAGTTATGCCGGCGATGTGAATCATGATGGTATATCTGACGTTATTATTACTGAACTTTACAATGGAAGAACGAATAATTATATTGTTTTTGGAGCTGCAAATAGTACGGATTTAGGTACTTCATCTTTAAACGGAGCCAATGGTTTTAAAATATTCGGATATCAAGTTTGGTATGGAGATTCTATTGGGCGAAATGCTGGAGATATAAATAACGATGGAATTGATGATTTGATTTTAGGATTTCCTTCTTATCAGGAAGGAGATAATGGTTATTCAGGAAGAGTTATTCTAATATTTGGTAAAAATTTAATTTTTCCTTCTATAATAGATTTAAGCCTTTTGAATGCATCACAGGGAACAATCATAACCAATTCGATAAAAGAAAACCGGATGGGAAAATCAGTTGCTGCAGCAGGTGATTTTAATAATGATGGAATTGACGATGTTATAATAGGAGTTCCAAATAAAGATATTGACGGAGTTACCAGTGTTGGTGAAGCCTATGTTATTTTTGGAAGAAATACATTTCCAACTTCATTTTCTATAACAAGTATAACACCAACAACAGGTGTTGTTTTTCAAGGAAATAAATACAATGATCAGTTTGGATTTTCAGTAGCTGGTGTAAAAGACATTAATCACGACGGAAAGGATGATATTGCAATTTCATCGAAAAAAGGAATCTCAAACAATGGTGCCTTATATCTTGTTTTTGGTGGAAATACCGCTACAGGAATTGTAAAAGAGAATAAAATTTTAAATACGGTTGGTTATCAGATTTTTGATGATTTCGTTGGTTATTCTAATGAGACTTTTGCACGTGACGCTGCGGGAATTGGAGATTTTAATAACGATGGGACAAATGATTTTATACTGGGAACTACCAGAAAAGAAGATTATTATTGGGATCCCGGAAATGCATATATTTTTTATGGCGAAACTTTAGACCGTGTTGATAATGTTAAGCCGGTTATAGAGTGTCCTGTAAATCAGGAGCTTTATATAAATTCAACATTGCCAGATTATGTTACGTTGTTACCTAATGTAACAGATAATTGTATGTACACCAGCAATTATGATTTAGTAATAACTCAAAACCCGCCTCAGGGTACTTTATTTAAAGGAGATACCAATGTAACCATTACTGTTACGGATTTATCGGGAAATACAAATTCATGCAGTTTTTTAGTAAAACTGAAAGCACCACCAGCAGCACCTGGATGTAAAACTGTAAACTTTGCATTGGAAGATTTAAATGGCACAAATGGTTTTGTGATTTATGGGGAGACAGGTTTTATTCAAACAGGTTTCAGTCTAAATAAGGCTGGAGATATAAACAATGATGGTATTTCAGATTTTATATTAAGTTCAGTAGGTGATACAAGGGGATTTTCAGGAGCTTTTAAAAATAGGCAGGACATAATAAAAGGAAGTGTATATGTAATCTATGGTAAAACAACCGGATTTCCTCCCACTATTCATTTAAAAGATTTAAACGGAACGAACGGGTTTATTATTCGGGATGATGTAGATTTAACAGGGGATTACGAAACAGGAACCGTGGTAGCTTCTGCAGGAGATCTAAATGGTGATGGAATTGATGATTTAATGTTGAGTGCGCCCCACAAAAAAAACGTTAATTATGATACGGGTTCAGTTTATGTAATCTTTGGCAAAACTGGTGGTCTTGCAGCTCAGTTCTTTTTATCAAGTTTAAATGGAAGTAACGGATTTGAATTTTCTGGTACAGAATATTATGAAACGATAGGTGCAGGTATTGATTCTATTGGCGATTTTAATAACGACGGTTTTGATGATATTGCTGTTTTAGGAAGCGGGACATTAAAAAAAGGATATATAATTTATGGCAAAAACAGCCCTTTTGCTCCCCTATTATTATCTACAGATTTAAACGGGACTAATGGTTTTTCAATTACCGGTGATCCTGCTGTTGATAAAATTGCTAATTCATTAACAGGATTAGGAGATGTTAATGGAGATGGAATTCCTGATATTGGTGTGGCTACTCTGGAAGGAGATAAAAGATATGTTATTTACGGAGGTTCGGGTTTTCCAAGCGAATTTAATGTAACAACACTCAATGGTAGCAATGGTTTTGTTGTACAACACTCAACATCATCATTAAAATACACCGAGATTAATAAAACAGGTGATCTAAATCATGACGGATTTAATGATATTGCATTCAATAGGGATTATATTCTTTTTGGTTCTGCCAGTATTCCGGCTTTAGTAGATTTAAAAAATCTTGACGGGACAAACGGATTTAAAATAGAAAATAACTTTGGCTCAGTAGGCAAATTTGGAAGCATTGGTGATTTTAATAAAGACGGAATCGATGATTATCTTTTTGCAGTAAACTATACAGGAGCTGTTATTATTTATGGTAAAAATACCTGGTCAGGTTCTATAAATATGTTCAATTTTAGTGCAAAGGACGGTCAAAGATTGATCTTTTCTCATTCAAATACAACAACATTTAATTTTATTGGAGATATTAATAATGATGGTTTTGATGATATTATTGGAAGCAATATTATATATAACTATTCGAATTCTTTAAGAATAAATGAAGATCCGGGAAAAGCATATGTTATTTATGGAAGACAAATTATAACAGATTCCGAAAAACCAGTTATAACTAACTGCCCATATAACGATATATTTTCTGAAGGAACCTTAATTCCAGACTATAGACCTTATATAGTAGTAACAGATGATTGTGATGAAAATCCTGTAATTGAGCAAGATCCGCCAGCGGGAACAGTTTTCGCAGGAGGAAAACAAACAGTTACCCTAAAAGCAACCGATGCCAGCAGTCATTTTCAAACTTGTACTTTTACTATCTCAGATGGTATTGACCATGAAGCACCTGTTCTAACCTGTATTGGAGATCAACAATTAGCTTGTGGTGAAAAAATTCCTAATTATCTTCCTTTACTAACCGTAACAGATGATATAGATACAAATGTACAGCTCACGCAAAATCCGCCAGAAGGAACTGCTTTTTATGACGGAATGCAAATTGATTTTACCGCACAAGATGATGCAGGACATGTTACTACTTGCAGTATAATTATCAATGCTTCTGGTGCTGATACTAAACCGCCGACATTTACCGTTCCGACAAACGTAACGTTATATTGTGGAGAATTTCTACCAAATTACGCATTTAGCCCTATAATGAATTTGCAGGATAATTGTAGTGATAAAATTACGGCTGAAATGACTCCGCCAGCCGGAACCCGATTCTATGACGGAATTTCAATACATATAAAATATACAGATGAATCTGGAAATTGGGATGAATGTACATTCATTGTCCATTCGGCAGAGCAGGATTATACACCGCCTGTAATCAATTGTATT from the Flavobacterium sp. genome contains:
- a CDS encoding HYR domain-containing protein; this encodes MSKFLLLLFLFFFGGIWISYGQNGCPQVPVSVLNGANGFLVEGKVSEDDMGYTTKSAGDINHDGIPDIMIGAPGIDFGGVKNVGEIYVIFGGSGFSFKTFDVTTLNGTNGFVIRGVSADEKLGSMLSSAGDFNNDGIDDIIIGNDSEEGMATAQIFFGANTFQALYNRTDIDNAKGISITLDGDLNTYVRDVSYAGDVNHDGISDVIITELYNGRTNNYIVFGAANSTDLGTSSLNGANGFKIFGYQVWYGDSIGRNAGDINNDGIDDLILGFPSYQEGDNGYSGRVILIFGKNLIFPSIIDLSLLNASQGTIITNSIKENRMGKSVAAAGDFNNDGIDDVIIGVPNKDIDGVTSVGEAYVIFGRNTFPTSFSITSITPTTGVVFQGNKYNDQFGFSVAGVKDINHDGKDDIAISSKKGISNNGALYLVFGGNTATGIVKENKILNTVGYQIFDDFVGYSNETFARDAAGIGDFNNDGTNDFILGTTRKEDYYWDPGNAYIFYGETLDRVDNVKPVIECPVNQELYINSTLPDYVTLLPNVTDNCMYTSNYDLVITQNPPQGTLFKGDTNVTITVTDLSGNTNSCSFLVKLKAPPAAPGCKTVNFALEDLNGTNGFVIYGETGFIQTGFSLNKAGDINNDGISDFILSSVGDTRGFSGAFKNRQDIIKGSVYVIYGKTTGFPPTIHLKDLNGTNGFIIRDDVDLTGDYETGTVVASAGDLNGDGIDDLMLSAPHKKNVNYDTGSVYVIFGKTGGLAAQFFLSSLNGSNGFEFSGTEYYETIGAGIDSIGDFNNDGFDDIAVLGSGTLKKGYIIYGKNSPFAPLLLSTDLNGTNGFSITGDPAVDKIANSLTGLGDVNGDGIPDIGVATLEGDKRYVIYGGSGFPSEFNVTTLNGSNGFVVQHSTSSLKYTEINKTGDLNHDGFNDIAFNRDYILFGSASIPALVDLKNLDGTNGFKIENNFGSVGKFGSIGDFNKDGIDDYLFAVNYTGAVIIYGKNTWSGSINMFNFSAKDGQRLIFSHSNTTTFNFIGDINNDGFDDIIGSNIIYNYSNSLRINEDPGKAYVIYGRQIITDSEKPVITNCPYNDIFSEGTLIPDYRPYIVVTDDCDENPVIEQDPPAGTVFAGGKQTVTLKATDASSHFQTCTFTISDGIDHEAPVLTCIGDQQLACGEKIPNYLPLLTVTDDIDTNVQLTQNPPEGTAFYDGMQIDFTAQDDAGHVTTCSIIINASGADTKPPTFTVPTNVTLYCGEFLPNYAFSPIMNLQDNCSDKITAEMTPPAGTRFYDGISIHIKYTDESGNWDECTFIVHSAEQDYTPPVINCIGNQTLDCGAVLPDYTLLVSASDECDPSPVITQSPAAGSPFTDGMTITITATDASNRYSQCSFIVNVSADTTPPVITCIGDQSLLVDSPLPDYSSMVTASDNCDSNLTVKQTPYPGSSIYEGMSVIMSTSDNSGNEISCSFKIHVVLDNQAPVFTCLADQMLECYTNVIPDYTKMISATDNIDPNPSITQNPAAGSEYSEGMTIKITVSDQSNNSKDCFFQLFKYPITVDAGEDQEINEGQTITLHAQPLENGTFLWTPSTGLNNDKIANPIAQPAETTTYKVVFTNEDGCQAEDSVTITVLPALTDETKYGFSPNGDGINDFWQIDDITDYPNNQVLIYNRWGDLVFQTENYDNALNVFTGIANKSRNLGANQLPEGTYFFEIRVNQPHHFKKLKGYLVLKR